A genomic region of Deltaproteobacteria bacterium contains the following coding sequences:
- a CDS encoding ParB/RepB/Spo0J family partition protein, with amino-acid sequence MADNYTKGRIYELDLGTLRPDPAQARKYIDPASLAELTASIGKYGVLQPILFRQDEAGAPIFIVAGERRVEAGRAAGLTTIPGILVTGNHREIALVENLLRENLTPVEEAEALDAIMTEQGYNQSQLSEMIGKSQPIISQTLSINKLPADLRDQVRSNPNVPKTFLMDCAKLKTEQAMRTKLTKFLDKLNNPAIRPIRVSQAVALMNRVDSLQGELANLAWQDWTDGEKQDLSDRLRNLQQGADALLQALGPASQLA; translated from the coding sequence ATGGCTGATAATTACACCAAGGGCAGAATCTATGAACTCGACCTCGGCACCCTGCGGCCGGACCCGGCCCAGGCGCGGAAATACATAGATCCGGCCAGTCTGGCCGAATTGACTGCCTCTATCGGTAAGTATGGCGTCCTCCAGCCCATCCTGTTCCGTCAGGATGAAGCGGGGGCGCCAATATTCATCGTTGCCGGTGAGCGACGGGTGGAAGCTGGCAGAGCGGCCGGTCTTACGACTATCCCGGGCATCTTGGTCACGGGGAATCACCGGGAAATCGCCCTCGTGGAAAACCTCCTGCGCGAGAATCTCACCCCCGTCGAAGAGGCGGAGGCTCTGGACGCGATCATGACGGAACAGGGCTACAACCAGTCGCAACTCAGCGAGATGATCGGCAAATCACAGCCTATTATTTCCCAGACCCTCTCGATCAACAAACTCCCTGCCGATCTGCGCGATCAGGTGCGCAGCAATCCGAACGTCCCCAAGACCTTCCTCATGGATTGCGCCAAATTGAAGACAGAGCAAGCCATGCGCACGAAGCTCACAAAATTTCTGGATAAGTTGAACAACCCGGCCATCCGACCAATCCGGGTGTCCCAAGCCGTGGCGCTCATGAATCGCGTGGACAGCCTCCAGGGCGAGCTGGCAAATCTGGCCTGGCAAGACTGGACGGATGGTGAGAAACAGGACCTGAGCGATCGTCTCCGCAACCTGCAACAGGGAGCTGACGCTCTCCTGCAGGCGCTGGGACCGGCCTCGCAATTAGCGTGA